Proteins from a genomic interval of Quercus lobata isolate SW786 chromosome 11, ValleyOak3.0 Primary Assembly, whole genome shotgun sequence:
- the LOC115968478 gene encoding monooxygenase 3-like isoform X2, producing MEIAVDVVIVGAGIAGLTTSLGLYRLGVESIVLEAWDSLRNTGFALTLWTNAWKALDAVGVGDSLRQQHFQIQGAIVVSSISGLATSETSFHAKGNHEIRCVRRKKLLEALAKELPSGTIRYSSKVVCIEESGFFKLVHLSDGTILKTKTELQGNPATMKQFVFSKLEKLPTQLRAVIESTEPDGFISSRLTYRRPWELLWGNISKSNVCVAGDAFHPMTPDIGQGGGAALEDGVVLARCVAEALLKEPSEEAKEKGEEDKEQHERIEMGLNKYAKERRWRAFELITTSYFAGFVQQSEGKIMSFLREKFLASYLRGLLLKRADFNCGRLNFS from the exons ATGGAAATAGCTGTAGATGTAGTGATTGTGGGAGCAGGAATAGCAGGCCTCACAACATCCTTGGGACTTTACAG GTTGGGAGTTGAGAGCATAGTCTTGGAAGCTTGGGATAGTTTGAGAAATACAGGATTTGCCTTGACACTTTGGACCAATGCTTGGAAGGCTTTGGATGCTGTTGGCGTTGGTGACTCCCTCCGCCAACAACATTTCCAGATTCAAGG GGCAATAGTTGTATCCTCGATTTCAGGGCTTGCTACTTCAGAGACATCATTTCACGCAAA AGGAAACCATGAAATTCGTTGTGTAAGAAGGAAGAAGTTGTTGGAAGCCCTTGCAAAAGAACTCCCGAGTGGCACCATTAGGTACTCCTCCAAGGTGGTCTGCATTGAGGAATCAGGCTTCTTTAAGCTGGTGCATCTTTCTGATGGAACCATTCTCAAAACCAAG ACAGAGTTACAGGGCAATCCAGCTACTATGAAGCAATTCGTGTTCAGCAAACTAGAAAAGCTACCTACCCAATTGAGGGCAGTCATAGAAAGCACCGAACCAGATGGATTTATATCATCTCGGCTAACATATAGACGTCCATGGGAGTTACTATGGGGAAATATAAGCAAAAGCAATGTTTGTGTGGCTGGTGATGCATTCCACCCCATGACACCAGACATTGGCCAAGGTGGGGGTGCAGCTTTAGAAGATGGTGTTGTATTAGCTAGATGTGTGGCTGAAGCCTTATTGAAAGAACCAAGTGAAGAGGCTAAAGaaaaaggtgaagaagacaAGGAGCAACATGAGAGGATTGAAATGGGGTTGAACAAGTATGCCAAAGAGAGAAGGTGGAGAGCATTTGAACTCATCACAACATCTTATTTTGCTGGTTTTGTACAACAAAGTGAAGGGAAGATTATGAGCTTCTTGAGAGAAAAGTTTTTGGCTTCATATCTGCGCGGGTTGCTGTTGAAGAGAGCAGATTTTAATTGTGGGAGGCTCAACTTTTCTTGA
- the LOC115968480 gene encoding monooxygenase 3-like: KCLLDFDLVEEELEQDRAKVKQIVLSKLGKVTEQARALIENYELDGFIPLPLRFKHPWELLWGNISKGNVCIAGDALHPVTPDIGQGGCCALEDAVVLARCLGEVLLRKPKEKGGEEKDEYKRIEMGLKKYAKERQWRSMKLISVSYLVGFIQESHRNMMTFLRDNALAGFLPGAVLKMADFDCGKLTIS; this comes from the coding sequence AAATGTCTTCTTGATTTTGATCTTGTAGAGGAAGAGCTAGAACAGGACAGGGCTAAAGTAAAGCAAATTGTGCTGAGTAAGCTAGGAAAAGTAACAGAGCAAGCAAGGGCTCTAATAGAAAACTATGAACTTGATGGTTTCATACCATTGCCACTGAGATTTAAACATCCTTGGGAGCTACTATGGGGAAATATCAGCAAAGGCAATGTTTGTATTGCTGGAGATGCACTCCATCCTGTGACCCCAGACATTGGCCAAGGAGGGTGTTGTGCCTTGGAAGATGCTGTTGTGTTAGCCAGGTGTCTTGGTGAGGTTTTATTGAGAAAACCAAAAGAGAAAGGtggagaagaaaaagatgaatatAAGAGGATTGAGATGGGGTTGAAGAAGTATGCAAAAGAGAGACAATGGAGAAGTATGAAGCTCATCAGTGTGTCTTATCTGGTTGGTTTTATACAGGAGAGTCATAGGAATATGATGACCTTCTTGAGAGATAATGCATTGGCTGGATTCTTACCAGGTGCCGTGTTGAAAATGGCTGATTTTGATTGTGGGAAGCTTACCATTTCTTAA
- the LOC115968478 gene encoding monooxygenase 2-like isoform X1 — translation MEIAVDVVIVGAGIAGLTTSLGLYRLGVESIVLEAWDSLRNTGFALTLWTNAWKALDAVGVGDSLRQQHFQIQGAIVVSSISGLATSETSFHAKGNHEIRCVRRKKLLEALAKELPSGTIRYSSKVVCIEESGFFKLVHLSDGTILKTKVLIGCDGVNSVVARWLGFKKPTFTGRSAIRDCTESIDSHGYGPKSMQFFESGVRFGCRPCDDKTLFWYITWVPSSQELQGNPATMKQFVFSKLEKLPTQLRAVIESTEPDGFISSRLTYRRPWELLWGNISKSNVCVAGDAFHPMTPDIGQGGGAALEDGVVLARCVAEALLKEPSEEAKEKGEEDKEQHERIEMGLNKYAKERRWRAFELITTSYFAGFVQQSEGKIMSFLREKFLASYLRGLLLKRADFNCGRLNFS, via the exons ATGGAAATAGCTGTAGATGTAGTGATTGTGGGAGCAGGAATAGCAGGCCTCACAACATCCTTGGGACTTTACAG GTTGGGAGTTGAGAGCATAGTCTTGGAAGCTTGGGATAGTTTGAGAAATACAGGATTTGCCTTGACACTTTGGACCAATGCTTGGAAGGCTTTGGATGCTGTTGGCGTTGGTGACTCCCTCCGCCAACAACATTTCCAGATTCAAGG GGCAATAGTTGTATCCTCGATTTCAGGGCTTGCTACTTCAGAGACATCATTTCACGCAAA AGGAAACCATGAAATTCGTTGTGTAAGAAGGAAGAAGTTGTTGGAAGCCCTTGCAAAAGAACTCCCGAGTGGCACCATTAGGTACTCCTCCAAGGTGGTCTGCATTGAGGAATCAGGCTTCTTTAAGCTGGTGCATCTTTCTGATGGAACCATTCTCAAAACCAAG GTTTTGATTGGTTGTGATGGAGTGAACTCAGTAGTGGCAAGGTGGTTGGGCTTTAAGAAGCCTACTTTTACAGGAAGATCTGCCATTAGGGACTGTACAGAGTCTATAGACAGTCATGGATATGGTCCTAAATCTATGCAATTCTTTGAAAGTGGTGTCAGATTTGGTTGCCGCCCTTGTGATGATAAGACCTTGTTCTGGTACATCACTTGGGTTCCCTCCTCTCAAG AGTTACAGGGCAATCCAGCTACTATGAAGCAATTCGTGTTCAGCAAACTAGAAAAGCTACCTACCCAATTGAGGGCAGTCATAGAAAGCACCGAACCAGATGGATTTATATCATCTCGGCTAACATATAGACGTCCATGGGAGTTACTATGGGGAAATATAAGCAAAAGCAATGTTTGTGTGGCTGGTGATGCATTCCACCCCATGACACCAGACATTGGCCAAGGTGGGGGTGCAGCTTTAGAAGATGGTGTTGTATTAGCTAGATGTGTGGCTGAAGCCTTATTGAAAGAACCAAGTGAAGAGGCTAAAGaaaaaggtgaagaagacaAGGAGCAACATGAGAGGATTGAAATGGGGTTGAACAAGTATGCCAAAGAGAGAAGGTGGAGAGCATTTGAACTCATCACAACATCTTATTTTGCTGGTTTTGTACAACAAAGTGAAGGGAAGATTATGAGCTTCTTGAGAGAAAAGTTTTTGGCTTCATATCTGCGCGGGTTGCTGTTGAAGAGAGCAGATTTTAATTGTGGGAGGCTCAACTTTTCTTGA